AAAGAGGAACTGGTACTCCCTGTCGTAGAGGCGCACGCGCTCGACGGTCTCCGACGAACGGAAGCGCTCGTTGAGTTTTGTGCCGTCGCGGATGTCCTTCAGCTCGACCTGGAGATAGGCGCCACCCTTGCCGGGCTGGGTGTGCTGGATCCTGGTCGCCACAAGCAGCCGGTCCTTGTGTTCAATGACCATGCCGGGGCGGATCGCGTTGCCGTCGATCTTCATGGGAGTGACCTGAAATGCGGGATTGTTCGGCGGCGGAAGCTATCAGCGCGTCCCGGCCTTGGCAACGGCAGCCGCCGCCTCGCGAACCTGCGCCTGAACGGCGACCGGATCGGGCCAGAACAGGGTGTCGGGCACGACAAAATCGGCCCCGGCGCCGGCCGCATCCGCTGCAGGTGCCGGCCAGGCCACACAGGGCGGCTCCATCACGGCCTGCCACCAGGTGAGATGGTCGGCGCATTCCGTTCCCCAGGGGCCGAAGGCGACATAGTCGGCCCCGGCTTCGCCCGCGATCATGGCGGCGTGACGGGAAAGGCCGCAGCCTGCGCCGAGGATCGCATCCTCGGGCAACTGCTCACGGGCGTCGCCGGGATCGCCGTCGATGTGGCTGCCGTCGGCACCGGTTTCGCGAACAAGCGCCAGCCTGTCCTTCAGCAGGAAGGCGACGTCGCGCGACCGGGCGACCGGGACGAGGCGCTCACAGGCGCTTCGCCACATGGCGTCGTCCGCGCCCTCGAGCGCCAGCAGGAAACAGGCGACATCACCGGCATCCAGCGCCGCCGCCAGCGCGTCGGCAAAACCGGCAGGTTCAAGCGCCGGGGGCGAGACGAGATAGAGGCGGCAGGCCGCCTGTGTGTCGCCGGACACCTGTGTGTCGCCGGACGGGGGGTCAGGCCTTGCCCTGGTAGATGCCGATGATGCGGTCGAGCATGGCGTGCGCATCTTCCGGCTGGCGCTGGAAGGTGTTGCGTCCGATGATCGAGCCTGAACCGCCGCCCGCGGCGATCTCGGAGATCTCGGCGAAGACACCGTCGAGATCCTTCGCGGCACCGCCGGAGAAGACGACGATGCGGCGGCCGTTGAAGGCCGACTGCATGACGTGCTCGATGCGCGCCTTGAGCGTCGAGATGTCGATGCCCTCGCTCTCGTAGACCTTCCTGGCCTCGGGCTGCTCGATGTGGTCTGTCGGCGGCTTCACCTTGATGATGCTGGCGCCGATCTGGGCAGCCAGATGGGCGGCATAGGCCGTCACGTCGATGGCGGTCTCACCCTCCCTGGAGAGGTTGCCGCCGCGCGGATAGGACCACACGACCGTGGCGATGCCGCAGGCCTTGGCCTCAAGCGACATCTCGCGGATCTCCTCGACCATCTCGAACTGATGCTCGGACCCCGGATACATGGTGAACCCGATGGCCGAGCAGCCAAGACGCAGAGCATCGGCAACCGAGGCGGTGATGGCCTGGTCCTTGGTTGTGGCGTGGCTGTTCGCGTTGTTGGCCTTCAGGATCAGCGGGATCGCGCCTGCAAAGGTGTCGGCACCAGCCTCGAGAAAGCCCAACGGCGCGGCATAGGCGTTGAGGCCTGCGTCGATCGCGAGCTGGAAGTGGTAGTGCGGGTCATAGGCCGGCGTGTTCCTGGCAAAGCTGCGGGCGGGCCCATGCTCCCAACCCTGATCGACCGGCAGGATAACGACGCGACCGCTGCCGCCCAGGCGGCCGTGCATCAGAATACGGGCCAGATTGGCCTTCACACCCGGTGGTTCGCCCTCGTAATGGGAGAGAATCCGTTTCACGCGCCGAGTGATCTTCATTGCCTGTGCCTAGCCTCGTTCCGATGTGCGTTCGTCGTTGCTTAGCCTGATCGACGATGACGATCAATTGCCGGAGGACTCGGCGAGCCAGCGTTCGAGCCGTTGATCCACAGGCCCGCCGGTCGAGAGATCGAACGCCTCGGGCAGCGAACGGTGAAGGGTGCCGCCGACGGCCTCCGCCATCGCGGCGACCCGGTCGAGCGTGTCCGCGCTGCCGGTCAGGTGGAGATCGCGCCATCCGACCCGCAGCGCCAGCATGGCATAACCGGCGTCGGGTCCGCAGTCGATCAGCGCGGCAACGATGTCCCCGTCGGCACCGGCCTGGCGCATCATCGCGAGGAGATAGGCAGGTCCGAGTCTGGCGCATGCCTCGGGAGCCGTGACGAGAAGGATGGGGCGCCCCATGCGGACAGCGGTCTCGGCTGCGCATCGGGCCAGGGTAAGCGAGTCGACGGCGATCGCCGATCTCCTGTTCGGCAAATTCAACAGATTGCCTTCGGTCTGGCGAGGGAGAGAGGCCATGCTTCCCATGCAAACACCGGTCATGCAAACATCGGTTCGTGCCCTGCAAGGCCGCCGCCAACATCGTGATCGACGGCATGCGGAACGATAACACCGCGCTCGTTACTGCGCTCGTTCTGTCGCACGGGCCCGGGGCGGGGACCGCCCGGGCGCTCAAGGCGGACAGCTCGGTCGGGATTGTCTTTCCGTAGCTTCACGCCACAGCACGACACGAACGTCCTGGCCGCCGCAGGATATCATCCCGATGAAATCGATTCCGCTCCAGGGTCTGGTTGACTGACGGTGACCGGAGGTCTGTGTAATCTTGTGATTTTCGGGAGCGTCGTACTTGCAATCGTTTTGGGAACAGTTTATATCCAGTCATGCGGATCATCGCCAAGAGGACACTCCGGAAGTTCTGGGAGCGGCATGCCAATGCCGAGGAGCCTCTGCTCGCCTGGTATCGCGAGGTTCTGAAGGAGGACTGGGATACGCCGGCGAAGGTGAAGGAGAAGTACCGCAGCGCCAGTATCGTTGGCGGCACCCGGGTGGTCTTCAACATCAAGGGCAATGACTATCGGCTCGTGGTGAGGATCAACTATCCGGCGCGCATCGTCTACATACGTTTCGTCGGCACCCATGCCGAGTATGACGCCACAGACGTCGAGGAGGTGTGAGATGACCAATAGCAGGATCAGGCCGATTCGGACCGGGAAGGATTACGAAGCCGCGCTTGCACGGATTGACGCGCTGATGGACGCGGAGCCCGGCGGCGCCGAGTTCGACGAGCTCGACATTCTGGCCGATCTCGTCGAGCTCTACGAGAGCAGGCGCGAGCCGATGGGTTATCCCGGCCCGGTGGCGGCGATCGCGTTCCGCATGGATCAGGGGAAGCTGAGCCCGCGCGATCTGATCCCGTTCATCGGAAGCCGCGCCAAGGTCTCGGAGGTTCTCTCCGGCAAGCGCGCGATCACCATGCCGATGGCGCGCGCTCTCCACCGGCATCTCGGGATTCCCGCGGACGTCCTGCTGCGCGAGCCGGGAGGCGCACTCGACGATCCCTTTGCCGACATGGAATGGAACCGGTTTCCCGTCAAGAAGATGGCGAAGCTGGGCTGGATTCCGGACGGACCAGAGCTCGTGGGGAGCGCCGAGGAGATCATCCATGGCCTGATTGATCGAGCGGGCGGACCGGACGTCGCGGGTGCCGCGCTCTACCGCAAGAACGATCACGTACGCGCGAACGCCAAGACGGATCCCTATGCACTGAAGGCGTGGTGCTGGCAGGTTCTGGCGAAGGCGAACGAGGAC
The sequence above is a segment of the Rhodospirillales bacterium genome. Coding sequences within it:
- a CDS encoding class I fructose-bisphosphate aldolase, with the protein product MKITRRVKRILSHYEGEPPGVKANLARILMHGRLGGSGRVVILPVDQGWEHGPARSFARNTPAYDPHYHFQLAIDAGLNAYAAPLGFLEAGADTFAGAIPLILKANNANSHATTKDQAITASVADALRLGCSAIGFTMYPGSEHQFEMVEEIREMSLEAKACGIATVVWSYPRGGNLSREGETAIDVTAYAAHLAAQIGASIIKVKPPTDHIEQPEARKVYESEGIDISTLKARIEHVMQSAFNGRRIVVFSGGAAKDLDGVFAEISEIAAGGGSGSIIGRNTFQRQPEDAHAMLDRIIGIYQGKA
- a CDS encoding type II toxin-antitoxin system HigB family toxin, which translates into the protein MRIIAKRTLRKFWERHANAEEPLLAWYREVLKEDWDTPAKVKEKYRSASIVGGTRVVFNIKGNDYRLVVRINYPARIVYIRFVGTHAEYDATDVEEV
- a CDS encoding thiamine phosphate synthase; this translates as MRTPCSTASSASTRARPDPPSGDTQVSGDTQAACRLYLVSPPALEPAGFADALAAALDAGDVACFLLALEGADDAMWRSACERLVPVARSRDVAFLLKDRLALVRETGADGSHIDGDPGDAREQLPEDAILGAGCGLSRHAAMIAGEAGADYVAFGPWGTECADHLTWWQAVMEPPCVAWPAPAADAAGAGADFVVPDTLFWPDPVAVQAQVREAAAAVAKAGTR
- a CDS encoding transcriptional regulator, which translates into the protein MTNSRIRPIRTGKDYEAALARIDALMDAEPGGAEFDELDILADLVELYESRREPMGYPGPVAAIAFRMDQGKLSPRDLIPFIGSRAKVSEVLSGKRAITMPMARALHRHLGIPADVLLREPGGALDDPFADMEWNRFPVKKMAKLGWIPDGPELVGSAEEIIHGLIDRAGGPDVAGAALYRKNDHVRANAKTDPYALKAWCWQVLAKANEDRPKAHYKRGTVTLDFLRKVARLSGSGDGPRLAREFLARHGIPLVIVQHLPKTYLDGAALRLGDGRPVVGLTLRYDRIDNFWFCLLHELAHVGRHLDTDKGNAFVDDMTLRKVEGEREDPREREADDWAEEALIPKAAWEASAVKDHPTPMAVMNLANALEIHPAIVAGKVRYKQQNYRLLSQFVGTGEVRRQFGMTA